One genomic window of Quercus robur chromosome 6, dhQueRobu3.1, whole genome shotgun sequence includes the following:
- the LOC126732719 gene encoding patatin-like protein 2 isoform X2 gives MCPAFAKAKMVTVLTLDGGGIRGIIPSVILGFLESKLQELDGPNARIADYFDIIAGTSTGGLVTTMLTAPNRDNRPLYAAKDITNFYLEESPKIFPQSRHTKFVSAMTSLFGSVMGPKYDGKYLHSRINNLLGDLTLKQTLTHVIIPTFDIKLLQPVIFMTNDGKKNELKNARLADICLGTSAAPTYLPAHYFETTDSKGNTRSYDLIDGGVAANNPTMLAISQIRKELLMAEIEFGNSSENKKMLVLSLGTGGAKYAQRYTAPAASKWGVLNWLYTNGGTPLLDSYDHASADVVDFHVSTLFQALRCKDNYLRIQYDSLTGDASSVDVATTENLQSLVEIGKELLKKPVSRVNLDTGKFEEIEGEGTNEEVLANFAKLLVEERRFRLNQ, from the exons ATGTGTCCTGCTTTTGCAAAGGCAAAGATGGTGACTGTGTTGACCCTTGACGGAGGTGGCATTAGAGGGATAATTCCCAGTGTCATCCTTGGATTTCTTGAATCTAAGCTTCAG GAACTGGATGGACCCAATGCGAGAATTGCAGATTATTTTGACATAATTGCAGGAACAAGTACAGGTGGGCTAGTCACAACCATGCTTACAGCCCCCAATCGAGACAACAGACCCCTGTATGCTGCAAAGGACATCACCAACTTCTACTTAGAGGAATCTCCCAAGATTTTTCCCCAGAGCAG GCACACCAAATTTGTTAGTGCAATGACAAGCTTGTTCGGTTCCGTGATGGGGCCCAAGTACGACGGGAAGTATTTGCACTCAAGGATAAACAATCTGCTTGGTGATCTAACACTGAAACAGACCCTAACTCATGTGATCATACCAACCTTTGATATCAAGCTCCTTCAACCAGTGATCTTTATGACCAACGAT ggaaaaaagaatgaattgaAAAACGCTAGGCTTGCAGATATTTGCCTCGGCACCTCTGCAGCACCCACTTATCTTCCAGCACACTACTTTGAGACAACAGATTCAAAAGGAAACACTAGAAGTTATGATCTCATTGATGGCGGAGTTGCTGCTAATAATCCT ACAATGTTAGCCATAAGCCAGATTAGGAAAGAACTATTGATGGCAGAAATAGAGTTTGGTAATTCTAGTGAAAACAAGAAAATGCTAGTTCTGTCATTGGGCACAGGTGGGGCAAAGTATGCACAGAGGTATACAGCACCCGCGGCCTCAAAGTGGGGTGTGCTTAATTGGCTATATACCAATGGTGGAACTCCATTGCTCGACTCATATGACCACGCCAGTGCTGATGTGGTTGACTTTCATGTGTCCACCCTCTTCCAAGCCCTTCGTTGCAAGGACAATTACCTTCGTATTCAG TATGACTCATTAACTGGAGATGCCTCGTCAGTTGATGTTGCCACCACGGAGAACTTGCAAAGCCTTGTGGAGATTGGGAAGGAGCTATTGAAGAAGCCAGTGTCAAGAGTCAATTTGGATACTGGCAAGTTTGAGGAAATTGAGGGCGAGGGTACTAATGAAGAAGTTCTTGCCAACTTTGCCAAACTGCTTGTGGAGGAAAGGAGGTTCCGGCTAAACCAATGA
- the LOC126732719 gene encoding patatin-like protein 2 isoform X4: MCPAFAKAKMVTVLTLDGGGIRGIIPSVILGFLESKLQELDGPNARIADYFDIIAGTSTGGLVTTMLTAPNRDNRPLYAAKDITNFYLEESPKIFPQSRHTKFVSAMTSLFGSVMGPKYDGKYLHSRINNLLGDLTLKQTLTHVIIPTFDIKLLQPVIFMTNDGKKNELKNARLADICLGTSAAPTYLPAHYFETTDSKGNTRSYDLIDGGVAANNPTMLAISQIRKELLMAEIEFGNSSENKKMLVLSLGTGGAKYAQRYTAPAASKWGVLNWLYTNGGTPLLDSYDHASADVVDFHVSTLFQALRCKDNYLRIQLMLPPRRTCKALWRLGRSY, from the exons ATGTGTCCTGCTTTTGCAAAGGCAAAGATGGTGACTGTGTTGACCCTTGACGGAGGTGGCATTAGAGGGATAATTCCCAGTGTCATCCTTGGATTTCTTGAATCTAAGCTTCAG GAACTGGATGGACCCAATGCGAGAATTGCAGATTATTTTGACATAATTGCAGGAACAAGTACAGGTGGGCTAGTCACAACCATGCTTACAGCCCCCAATCGAGACAACAGACCCCTGTATGCTGCAAAGGACATCACCAACTTCTACTTAGAGGAATCTCCCAAGATTTTTCCCCAGAGCAG GCACACCAAATTTGTTAGTGCAATGACAAGCTTGTTCGGTTCCGTGATGGGGCCCAAGTACGACGGGAAGTATTTGCACTCAAGGATAAACAATCTGCTTGGTGATCTAACACTGAAACAGACCCTAACTCATGTGATCATACCAACCTTTGATATCAAGCTCCTTCAACCAGTGATCTTTATGACCAACGAT ggaaaaaagaatgaattgaAAAACGCTAGGCTTGCAGATATTTGCCTCGGCACCTCTGCAGCACCCACTTATCTTCCAGCACACTACTTTGAGACAACAGATTCAAAAGGAAACACTAGAAGTTATGATCTCATTGATGGCGGAGTTGCTGCTAATAATCCT ACAATGTTAGCCATAAGCCAGATTAGGAAAGAACTATTGATGGCAGAAATAGAGTTTGGTAATTCTAGTGAAAACAAGAAAATGCTAGTTCTGTCATTGGGCACAGGTGGGGCAAAGTATGCACAGAGGTATACAGCACCCGCGGCCTCAAAGTGGGGTGTGCTTAATTGGCTATATACCAATGGTGGAACTCCATTGCTCGACTCATATGACCACGCCAGTGCTGATGTGGTTGACTTTCATGTGTCCACCCTCTTCCAAGCCCTTCGTTGCAAGGACAATTACCTTCGTATTCAG TTGATGTTGCCACCACGGAGAACTTGCAAAGCCTTGTGGAGATTGGGAAGGAGCTATTGA